The genomic stretch AAAGCTCTCAATATAGGCGTTCTGAACGGGCTTTCCGGGGTCGATGAAGTGATGGGCGATGCCCTGCGAGTACGCCCACTGATCCAGGGCCCGGCCCGTAAACTCTGGCCCGTTGTCGGTCAGGAGCACTTCGGGTTTTCCGCGTTCCCGAATCGCGTCTGCCAGCAGACGCGCCACGGTGCTCCCGGGGATCGATGTCGACGCATAGCTGAGCACGCATTCCCTCGTGCCGTCGTCTACAACGTTGAGGATTCGGAACCGTTGCCCGTTGGCCAACTGATCACTGACGAAGTCCAGGCTCCAGCGCTCATTCGCTCGTGTCGGCGACGTGAGCGGCAGTCTGGTGTGGGCCTCCCCCTTTCTGCGGGTCTTTTTGCGGACGGCTAAGCCTTCATTCCGGTACACGCGGTAGACGCGCTTGTGGTTAACGGTCTCGCCCTGGCGGCGCAGCAGGATGTGGAGACGCCGATATCCGAACCGGGGACGCTCGCACGCGAGCGTCCTGAGCTTGTCTGCCAGATCACGGTCATCTCTCGTCGCGCGATGACGCTGTGTAGAACGATGAAAACCAAGAACACGGCAGGCTCGCCGCTCACTGATCCCGAACAGGTGCCGCACTTCCTGGATGACCCGTCGTTTGATGGGCGTCTGGACCTGCGGCATCTGTTCGGGACTCACCACTTTCGGCCCACCACCTCCTTCAGGATGCTGTTATCGAGTGCCAGATGCGCCACCAGCTTCTTCAGGCGACGATTTTCTTCTTCCAGCTGCCGAACGCGCTTCGCGTCGTCCTTGGTCATGCCGCCGTACCGTGCCTGCCAGCGGTGAATGGTGGCCTTGGAGACCCCGGACAACCGAGCGACGTCACCGACCGCGGTGCCCGCCTCAACTTGGGCCAAGACATCAAGGATCTCGTTTTCGCTGTACTGCTTGTGCTTCATGACCCCTCCCTGGAGACGATCTTGTCTCATTCGGAGTGGGCCGACCAATTGGGGTCACGTCAGGTGGAGGCGCGCGTCACCAAAGTCTCTTCTCTCTCACATAGCTGCGCTGTGACGTATTCCTACGACGTGAACGGCCGCACTTATCAGAGCGATCGTATGGGGTGGAACGTGTTCAACAAGAACCGTGACGAGGGACCCGAATGCGCCGCTCTTGGGGACGATCGGCAACCCGAAGTGGGCGAAACCATCCAAGTGCTCTACGATCCTTCGAACCCACAGCAGGCAGTCCGCAGACCGGACCTCCCCGGCTCGTCACTGTTCGGCATGGTTTGGGGGACGGTCTTCACCTCCATGCTGGTGTTCATGCTCGTTCAGTTATGGAGGCAGTAGCACTGACTCAGCATTACAGCCGCACCAGCGCCGGGGTCAGGTCCTCGACCCGTGTGGCGCCGCACAGGGCCATGGCGAGGCGGACTTCGTCCTGCAGCAGCTCCAGGGTGCGTTCCACGCCGGTCTGTCCTCCGGCGGCGAGGCCCCACAGGGCGGCGCGGCCGAGGAACACGGCGCGGGCGCCGAGGGCGACGGCTTTCAGGACGTCCGTGCCGCGCGTCACGCCGCCGTCGAGGTAGATCTCTGTGCGGCCCGCGACGGCGTCCACGATCTCGGGCAGGGCCTCGAAGCTGCTGATGGCGGTATCCAGCTGCCGCCCGCCGTGGTTGCTGACCCAGACGTGGCAGCCGTGCTCGGCGGCCAGCTGGGCGTCCTCGGCGGTCAGGATGCCTTTCAGGATGATGGGGAGGGGCGTCTGGCCGCGCAGCCAGTCGAGGTCACGCCACGTGAAGGTCTTGTCGGCGAGGTCGCGGAAGTAGTTGGCGAGCTGCGAGCCGCGGTCCGTCTCGACCTGCGCCAGGATGTCACGGCTGGCGACGTTGGGAGCGCCCAGGTGCGCGGGCAGGGCGAAGCGGTGGCGTTCGTTGGCCTCGCGGCGGCCCAGGAACGGGGCGTCCACGGTGAAGACCAGGGCGCGCGCTCCGGCGGCGTGGGCGCGACCCAGGATGCTGCGGCTCAGGGCGCGGTCGCGCAGCAGGTACAGCTGGAACCAGAAGCGGCCCTGCGCGTCGGCGCCGACCGTCTCGATGGGCGTGTTGCTGAAGGTGCTCAGCGTCATGACGCTGTCCCGGGCGTGGGCGGCGCGGGCGGTGGCGCGTTCGGCGTCCGGGTGCGCGAGGCCGTGGAAGGCGCTCGGCGCGATCCCGATGGGGCTGCTCAGCGGCAGGCCCAGCACGCTGGTGCCCGTGTCCACGCCGGACACGTCCACGAGCACGCGGGGGCGCAGGCGGGCGCGGGTGAACGCCGCGCGGTTCTCGCGCAGGGTGTGTTCGTCGTTCGCGCCGCTCGCGTAGTACTCCAGCGCATTGCGGTCCAGCGCGGCGCGGCCCAGTGCCTCGATGTCCGCGAGGTTCACGGCGTCGTGCAGGGAGGCGTGCGGGGTGGCCTGAACGTCGGGCGTCATGGGTCAGCGTACCGCGCCCGTACCCCGTCAGAATGCCCACAGCGTGTCCCGGTGGGGAAGGGGAGACTGGGGTCATGCCTCAGCGTGCCCGTCCGCAGCCCGTGCCGCCCGCCCCCGGTCAGGAGAGCGTCTGGGACTACCCTCGCCCCCCGCGACTGGAACGCACGCCCGCGACCCTGGAGATCTGGCTGGGCGGCGAACGGATCGCCTGCACCACGGAGGGCTTCCGGGTGCTGGAGACCAGCCACCCGCCCACCTATTACCTGGCGAAGGCGGCCTTCGCGCCGGGGGTGCTGGAGCGCGCCCCGGGCGGCAGCGTCTGCGAGTGGAAAGGGCAGGCGACGTACTGGACCCTCCGCGCGGGTGGCCGGGTCGAGGAGGAGGCGGGCTGGAGTTACGAGCAGCCCACCGCGCCCTTCGCGCCGATGGCGGGGTATGTGGCGGTGTACGCGGGCCGGATGGACGGGTGCCACGTGAACGGCGTGCGGGTCACGCCCCAACCGGGCGGGTTCTACGGCGGCTGGATCACACCGGACGTGGCAGGGCCGTTCAAGGGCGAGCCGGGCAGCTGGGGCTGGTAGAGGTCGTCCGGCAGGGCCTTTTTCCGTTACGGGCGATTTTTGAATGCGGCTTGAGGTTGGGCACATCCGCGCGCGCCTCCGGGGGGTGTTGACAGTTCTGGGCTGCGGGCATATAGTTCTCTTCGCCCGAGAAGAAGGGCGAGGCGGAAAAGGCCGAGAGGCACCGCTGGGACGCATGAAAATCTGGTGATGATGACGATGACAGGCCGATCCGACAGGGTCGGGTGAGCGGCACGCCCCCCGGTGTGCTCCAGACTCACGAAACAGGCTGAGTCCTTCGGGATGACGTCACAAACGGTACCCACTGGGTACAGCCAAGCGCAAGCTTGGGTCAACACTTACCGATACCGCTCCGCTTGCGGAGCGTTATGGAACCATTTTTTGGAGAGTTTGATCCTGGCTCAGGGTGAACGCTGGCGGCGTGCTTAAGACATGCAAGTCGAACGGCAGTCTTCGGACTGTAGTGGCGCACGGGTGAGTAACGCGTAACTGACCTACCCCAAAGTCGCGGATAACGATTCGAAAGAATCGCTAATACGTGATGTGCTGTCAGATTGTGTTCTGCCAGTAAAGATTGATTGCTTTGGGATGGGGTTGCGTTCCATCAGCTAGTTGGTGGGGTAAAGGCCCACCAAGGCGACGACGGATAGCCGGCCTGAGAGGGTGGCCGGCCACAGGGGCACTGAGACACGGGTCCCACTCCTACGGGAGGCAGCAGTTAGGAATCTTCCACAATGGGCGAAAGCCTGATGGAGCGACGCCGCGTGAGGGATGAAGGTCTTCGGATCGTAAACCTCTGAATCAGGGACGAAAGACACTTCGGTGGGATGACGGTACCTGAGTAATAGCACCGGCTAACTCCGTGCCAGCAGCCGCGGTAATACGGAGGGTGCAAGCGTTACCCGGAATCACTGGGCGTAAAGGGCGTGTAGGCGGACACTTAAGTCTGGTTTTAAAGACTGCGGCTCAACCGCAGGGATGGACTGGATACTGGGTGTCTTGACCTCTGGAGAGAGAACTGGAATTCCTGGTGTAGCGGTGGAATGCGTAGATACCAGGAGGAACACCAATGGCGAAGGCAGGTTCTTGGACAGAAGGTGACGCTGAGGCGCGAAAGTGTGGGGAGCGAACCGGATTAGATACCCGGGTAGTCCACACCCTAAACGATGTACGTTGGCTAACCGCAGGATGCTGTGGTTGGCGAAGCTAACGCGATAAACGTACCGCCTGGGAAGTACGGCCGCAAGGTTGAAACTCAAAGGAATTGACGGGGGCCCGCACAAGCGGTGGAGCATGTGGTTTAATTCGAAGCAACGCGAAGAACCTTACCAGGTCTTGACATGCTAGGAACTCCTGAGAGATCAGGAGGTGCCCTTCGGGGAACCTAGACACAGGTGCTGCATGGCTGTCGTCAGCTCGTGTCGTGAGATGTTGGGTTAAGTCCCGCAACGAGCGCAACCCTTACCTTTAGTTGCCAGCATTGAGTTGGGCACTCTAGAGGGACTGCCTATGAAAGTAGGAGGAAGGCGGGGATGACGTCTAGTCAGCATGGTCCTTACGACCTGGGCTACACACGTGCTACAATGGATGGGACAACGCGCAGCCAACTTGCGAAAGTGAGCGAATCGCTGAAACCCATCCCCAGTTCAGATCGGAGTCTGCAACTCGACTCCGTGAAGTTGGAATCGCTAGTAATCGCAGGTCAGCATACTGCGGTGAATACGTTCCCGGGCCTTGTACACACCGCCCGTCACACCATGGGAGTAAATTGCAGCTGAAACCGCCGGGAGCCTCACGGCAGGCGTCTAGGCTGTGGTTCATGACTGGGGTGAAGTCGTAACAAGGTAACTGTACCGGAAGGTGCGGTTGGATCACCTCCTTTCTACAGGTCACGTTCATCACACCAGATGCGTCTAAACAGCGCCCCGAGCTTCGGTTCGGGGCGCTTCTTCATTGTTCCCACGTGGTACGGATGAACCCCTTCAGGAATGGAAGGGGCACACGCCGGGCCGCGTCTCACGCCACGCCGGCGCCTGCACCGTGAAATTCGGACGCTCCTCCGCATCGTCGTACGCGCGGTGCCACACAGGTGTCGTCGCGGGGGACATCGGTGGAATCAGCCAGGACCAGCGCCCACGCACCTTGCGGCCCGCGCGGCGTTCCTGTTCCTCGAAATGCACGAACTGCGCCGTCACGCCGTGATGATCCGCGATCCTCACGCCTGCCTGATCGAACGAGTGCAGCACCGCGACGTTCAGTTCCAGCAGGGCCCGGTCCTGCCACAGCGAGCGCCGCGAGCCTGTCTCCAGACCCAGCGCAGCCGCCACGGCAGGAAGCGCGTCGTAGCGGTCCCGGTCGGCCAGATTCCGCGCGGCGATCTCCGTCTGGAGGTACCAGCCGTTGAACGGCGCGCACGGGAACGACTGCCCCGCCACCTCCAGCGTCATGTTGCTGATGACCGGCAGCGCGTGCCACCTCAGGCCCAGCGCCCCAATCTCTGGGCAGGTCGGGTGCGTGATCACGACCTCCTGCACGGCGTCCGCCGGGAGGTCGAACAGCACCACGCGGCCCTCACCCTCGATGGCCATGGGCAGCACGTCGAAACGGGTGCCCGGTCCGCCCGCCCAGCCCAGGCGGCGCAGGTGCCCGGTCAGCGCCACGTTCTGTGGATCGCCGATCACCGACCCGTCCGGCTGAAGGTACCCGGCGTACCGGATCAGCTGGTCGTTGTGGATGTGCACGCCCGGGCCGAACACGCTTATGGTCGGCAGGACTCGCCCACCGTTGAAACCCTCGCGCAGGTGTACGAGCAGGTGCGTGAACACCTCCTCCGGGTTCGTCACGTGCCGCAGGTCGCGCACGTCCAGCGTCATCCACGGCAGGCGGCCCACGCAGCGCGTACTGTTCCGCCACGCCACCCGCGCGCCGTGCGTGAGTTCCGCCGCACTCAGGGTCACGCCGCCCGTGCGGTACACCTCCGCTTGCCGCTCGCGCAGGCCCGGCAGGCCCGTCTCGTGGTGGTACAGCGCCAGGAACTCCAGCGCCTCCCGCGTCCGCGCAGGCAGGGCAGGGTGGGGGCGCGGCGCAGACATAGAGGTCCATGCTGCCTCTGAACGACATGTGGAATGTCCCACCCCCGGAAGGTCAAGACGACATGAGACCCCCTCCACCCGGCCAGCGGGGGAGGGGGTGTATGCAGGTCAGGGCTGGCTTACTTGCAGCTCTTGGCGGAGAAGGCCTTGGTCAGTTCGGCGTCGCGGGCGTCCACCTTGGCGATCACGTCGCGGTTGTCCATCTCGTTTACGACGGCGCCGGGCCAGAAGAACAGGGCCCACAGGACGTTTTCCTTGCTGACTCCCTTTTTGCTCTCGGCATCGGCGCGGATGCTCGCCAGTTTGACCTGCTCGTCCTTGATTTCACCGCAGCTCAGTTCGCTGGCAGGCTTGGCCGTTGCCGCCGTGTACTTGGGCGCGCAGGAGGCGAGGGTCATAGAGGCCACACCAAGAAGCAGAAGGATCGTTTTCTTCATACCTTACACATATCAGCGTCAGAAATAGCGTGTTGCCTCAGGTGCGCTTGCAGATCCGCGAGCCGTGTGATTTCCAGTCATGCAGCGCACCCTCCGCCCGGTGAAGGGGGAGGGTGCCGCGTGGCGCGCCCTGTAGGACTCGAACCTACGACCGACCGCTTAGAAGGCGGTTGCTCTATCCAGCTGAGCTAAGGGCGCATGAAAAAGGGCTCCCGGGTGGGGGAGCCTTCCTGGAGCGGGATCACGGATTCGAACCGAGGCCAGAAGCTTGGAAGGCTGCTGTGCTACCACTACACCAATCCCGCTGGGTGCGTCGTGTCGTCGGGGGGATGGTCGAGGCGACAGGATTCGAACCTGCGACCCCTTGGTCCCAAACCAAGTGCGCTACCGGCCTGCGCTACGCCTCGTCACCTGCTTCCCCGTCGAACGCGCGTCGTGAACTATAGCAGACATTGCGCGCCGGGAGGGGGTGTTGTGTGGGTGTGGGGCGTATGCTGCGTGACTGATGAGTGGCGTGCGCGTGAAGACGTTCCTGGATCTGGTGAAGTTCGAACACACGGTGTTCGCCCTGCCCTTCGCGTACGCGGGCATGCTGCTGGCGAGCATGCAGGCCAGCGGGACGGGCTGGCCGGGGTGGCACGTGCTGGTGTGGGTGACGGTGGCGATGGCGGCGGCGCGCACCGCGGCGATGGGGGCGAACCGCGTGATCGACCGGTTCATCGATGCGCGCAATCCGCGCACGGCGGGGCGGGAGGTGCCGAGCGGGAAGGTCAGTCCGGCGCAGGCGTGGGCGCTGGTGGTGGTGAGTCTGGTGGTCATGGCGTTCGCGGCGGCGCAGCTGAACCCGCTGTGCCTGGCGCTGCTGCCGCTGGCGGTGGTATTCCTGATCGGCTACCCGTACACGAAGCGTTTCACGTGGCTGTGCCACGCGTGGCTGGGCGTCACGGACGGCGCGGCGGCGGCCGGAGGCTGGATCGCGGTGACGGGGGAGTTCGCGCCGGGCACGTGGGTGCTGTGGGCGGTCGTGATCTTCTGGATGATCGGCCTGGACGTGATCTACGCGACGATGGACCGCGACTTCGACGTGGCGAACGGCATCCGGAGTATTCCGGCTCGGTTCGGGATTCCCCGCGCGCTGCGCATCGCGGCGGCCAGTCACGCGCTGACGTTCGCGCTGCTGCTGCTGGTGGGGGTGGTGACGGGCGCGAGCTTCTGGTATTACCTCGCGGCGCTGGTGATGGGCGGCATCCTGCTGTTCGAGCACCGGATCGTGAATCCAGGGGATCTGGCGCGGGTGAACGTGGCGTTCTTCGACGCGAACATGTGGCTGGCGCTGACCATGCTGGCCGGTGTGGTGGTGGACGTGGCGTGGCGCACCCTGACCTGAGCGCACCTGACCTCCCGGCGGGGCAGGAGAGCCTGGACTGGGTACCGCTGGACGCCGCGCGGGCCTTCGTGGACGGCGACGAGCGCTGGGCGGCGGTGCTGCTGGCCCGCGCCCGCGACGCGCAGGCGGCCGGGAGTGTGGCGTGGGCGCGGCTGGAGCGCCTGCACGGCCTGAGCCTGATTCACGTGCAGCGCGAGGTCGAGGGGACCTTCGCGCTGGAGCGGTCGGACGCGCTGCTGGACGCGGCGGGTGCCGCGCGCCCAGATCTGGAGGTGCTGGAGGCGCGGGCCGCGTCGGGCGCGGCCGAACGCTAGACTGGCGCGCATGACGGAAGCGGCGCGGGCGGGCGTGACCCTGGAGACCTCGGAGCGGGAGTTCGCGGCGCGGTACGCCGAGTTCGCCGCCGAGGGCACACTGTACCCGTCGCGGGAGGGCAGTCCGCTGCTGGAGTTCGGGGTGGCAGGCCGGGTACTGTACCTGTTTGACCGCAGCGGGCCGTACGCGGCGGCGCCCGGCGCGGCGCGGCTGGTGGTGCACGGCGTGCTGGAACCTGCGGGGCTGCGGCTCCTGACGGCGCAGGAAGAACTGCGGGAGCAGCTGCACGCGCTTGGGGTCTCCGGCGTGGAGGGCCGTGGGGTGGTGCTGTCGGTGGGGCGGCAGGTGGTGGTGGTGCGGGCGCGGCTGCCGCTGGTACTGGGCGCGTTCGGGCCGCTGCCGGGGGTGCAGCCGGGCGACTGGGTGGTGTTCCGCACGGTGCCGCCACTGCACGGGTTCATGGCGCCCTGAGGGGCGGGTGGTTCAGACCTGTTGGCGAATGGCAGGCCTCTGTATCCACTTGGGTGACGGAATGGGGAATTTATCGCAACAAGTCACTTTAACGTTGAAATGAAAAAAGCTTCCCTTTCCCCTCATGCTCATTCATGATGAAAGCACCTCCATGAACGAGTCGCTGCTTCCCCTCCCCGGTCCCCAGGACCAAGCCACCCCGGCCTGCATGGTGCTGGTCGATCTGGTGGGCAGCAC from Deinococcus soli (ex Cha et al. 2016) encodes the following:
- a CDS encoding IS3 family transposase (programmed frameshift), whose translation is MKHKQYSENEILDVLAQVEAGTAVGDVARLSGVSKATIHRWQARYGGMTKDDAKRVRQLEEENRRLKKLVAHLALDNSILKEVVGRKLVSPEQMPQVQTPIKRRVIQEVRHLFGISERRACRVLGFHRSTQRHRATRDDRDLADKLRTLACERPRFGYRRLHILLRRQGETVNHKRVYRVYRNEGLAVRKKTRRKGEAHTRLPLTSPTRANERWSLDFVSDQLANGQRFRILNVVDDGTRECVLSYASTSIPGSTVARLLADAIRERGKPEVLLTDNGPEFTGRALDQWAYSQGIAHHFIDPGKPVQNAYIESFNGRMRDEFLNVHWFLSVPQARLSLAIWRRDYNVVRPHSSLGNLTPHEFARQLAG
- a CDS encoding DUF3592 domain-containing protein, whose translation is MTYSYDVNGRTYQSDRMGWNVFNKNRDEGPECAALGDDRQPEVGETIQVLYDPSNPQQAVRRPDLPGSSLFGMVWGTVFTSMLVFMLVQLWRQ
- a CDS encoding alpha-hydroxy acid oxidase, whose translation is MTPDVQATPHASLHDAVNLADIEALGRAALDRNALEYYASGANDEHTLRENRAAFTRARLRPRVLVDVSGVDTGTSVLGLPLSSPIGIAPSAFHGLAHPDAERATARAAHARDSVMTLSTFSNTPIETVGADAQGRFWFQLYLLRDRALSRSILGRAHAAGARALVFTVDAPFLGRREANERHRFALPAHLGAPNVASRDILAQVETDRGSQLANYFRDLADKTFTWRDLDWLRGQTPLPIILKGILTAEDAQLAAEHGCHVWVSNHGGRQLDTAISSFEALPEIVDAVAGRTEIYLDGGVTRGTDVLKAVALGARAVFLGRAALWGLAAGGQTGVERTLELLQDEVRLAMALCGATRVEDLTPALVRL
- a CDS encoding DUF427 domain-containing protein, which encodes MPQRARPQPVPPAPGQESVWDYPRPPRLERTPATLEIWLGGERIACTTEGFRVLETSHPPTYYLAKAAFAPGVLERAPGGSVCEWKGQATYWTLRAGGRVEEEAGWSYEQPTAPFAPMAGYVAVYAGRMDGCHVNGVRVTPQPGGFYGGWITPDVAGPFKGEPGSWGW
- a CDS encoding nitric oxide synthase oxygenase, which codes for MSAPRPHPALPARTREALEFLALYHHETGLPGLRERQAEVYRTGGVTLSAAELTHGARVAWRNSTRCVGRLPWMTLDVRDLRHVTNPEEVFTHLLVHLREGFNGGRVLPTISVFGPGVHIHNDQLIRYAGYLQPDGSVIGDPQNVALTGHLRRLGWAGGPGTRFDVLPMAIEGEGRVVLFDLPADAVQEVVITHPTCPEIGALGLRWHALPVISNMTLEVAGQSFPCAPFNGWYLQTEIAARNLADRDRYDALPAVAAALGLETGSRRSLWQDRALLELNVAVLHSFDQAGVRIADHHGVTAQFVHFEEQERRAGRKVRGRWSWLIPPMSPATTPVWHRAYDDAEERPNFTVQAPAWRETRPGVCPFHS
- the mqnP gene encoding menaquinone biosynthesis prenyltransferase MqnP; translation: MSGVRVKTFLDLVKFEHTVFALPFAYAGMLLASMQASGTGWPGWHVLVWVTVAMAAARTAAMGANRVIDRFIDARNPRTAGREVPSGKVSPAQAWALVVVSLVVMAFAAAQLNPLCLALLPLAVVFLIGYPYTKRFTWLCHAWLGVTDGAAAAGGWIAVTGEFAPGTWVLWAVVIFWMIGLDVIYATMDRDFDVANGIRSIPARFGIPRALRIAAASHALTFALLLLVGVVTGASFWYYLAALVMGGILLFEHRIVNPGDLARVNVAFFDANMWLALTMLAGVVVDVAWRTLT